A DNA window from Aminipila luticellarii contains the following coding sequences:
- a CDS encoding metal ABC transporter solute-binding protein, Zn/Mn family — protein MRKSTIFISCFIVIMSLTLLAGCTAPKEKAADQNDAEARDTKPIVAVTIVPEKTFVEAVCGDLAEVITMVPPGSSPENYEPVPQAMEKFSKASVYFAIGVPTEQANILPHAGHVKVIHLEDRVSAAYPDRTFESGDRDPHIWLSPKRVEVMVAAIAEEMGQLDPANKETYEANGEQYIQKLDKLDKEIGASLEGVQNRKFIVYHPAFGYIAEDYGLQMYALEEEGKESTIQHLQEMIDLAKREHIKVIFYQEEIDSSQSQAFAEEIGGKTMKLEPLSADYIENLKKMAKTMAEVMQ, from the coding sequence GTGAGAAAAAGTACGATATTCATATCATGTTTTATAGTTATTATGAGTCTGACCTTACTGGCCGGCTGCACCGCACCTAAAGAAAAGGCGGCGGATCAGAACGACGCAGAAGCGAGAGATACCAAGCCCATCGTAGCAGTAACCATTGTTCCGGAAAAAACCTTTGTGGAGGCGGTCTGCGGAGATCTGGCAGAGGTCATTACCATGGTTCCGCCGGGAAGCAGTCCGGAAAACTATGAGCCTGTTCCTCAGGCCATGGAAAAGTTTTCAAAGGCCAGCGTTTATTTTGCCATAGGCGTCCCTACCGAGCAGGCCAATATATTGCCCCATGCGGGGCATGTCAAAGTCATTCATCTGGAAGACAGGGTTTCGGCAGCTTATCCGGACAGAACCTTTGAATCCGGAGACAGAGATCCGCATATCTGGCTTTCGCCCAAGAGAGTGGAGGTTATGGTAGCGGCCATTGCAGAGGAAATGGGTCAGCTGGATCCGGCTAATAAGGAGACGTATGAAGCCAATGGAGAGCAGTATATTCAGAAGCTGGATAAGCTGGATAAAGAGATAGGAGCCTCTCTGGAAGGGGTGCAGAACAGAAAATTTATTGTGTATCATCCTGCCTTTGGCTACATTGCCGAGGATTATGGCCTGCAAATGTATGCCTTGGAAGAAGAAGGAAAAGAATCTACCATACAGCATTTGCAGGAGATGATCGATCTGGCAAAACGGGAGCATATAAAGGTCATTTTTTATCAGGAAGAGATAGACAGCAGCCAGTCGCAGGCATTTGCGGAGGAAATCGGCGGAAAGACCATGAAACTGGAGCCTTTGTCCGCAGACTATATTGAAAATCTTAAAAAAATGGCGAAAACAATGGCGGAGGTAATGCAGTGA
- a CDS encoding metal ABC transporter ATP-binding protein: MKQTAVHIEDVSVYYDQNLAVSRVSLDIEEGDYLGIIGPNGGGKTTLLKAILGLIPVNSGKIEIYGKRINKGRKIMGYVPQMSAVDKRFPISVMEVVLTGRLKQGISPFFSFRAEDRKKAYEALEKVGIQHLADRQISALSGGEFQRMLIARALAVEPRLLILDEPTASVDVSSRAQIYNLLDELNKDMTIILVSHDLLAVSSRVSKLACLNEGLIYWGNPELSEEILTRLYGCPVEMGGAIH; encoded by the coding sequence GTGAAACAAACAGCTGTCCACATAGAAGACGTATCGGTATATTACGATCAGAACCTTGCTGTTTCAAGGGTGTCTCTGGATATTGAAGAGGGGGACTATTTGGGAATCATAGGCCCTAACGGAGGAGGCAAGACTACTTTGCTAAAGGCCATTTTGGGTCTGATACCGGTAAACAGCGGAAAAATCGAAATTTATGGTAAAAGAATAAACAAAGGAAGGAAGATAATGGGATATGTCCCTCAGATGTCTGCCGTAGACAAGCGTTTCCCCATATCTGTCATGGAGGTCGTCCTGACGGGAAGATTGAAGCAGGGAATCTCTCCCTTCTTTTCATTTCGGGCAGAGGACAGAAAAAAAGCGTATGAAGCTTTGGAGAAGGTTGGTATACAGCACCTGGCAGACAGGCAGATTTCCGCTCTTTCGGGCGGAGAATTTCAGCGGATGCTTATAGCAAGAGCCTTGGCAGTGGAACCCAGGCTTCTGATTTTGGACGAGCCCACCGCCAGCGTGGATGTAAGCTCAAGAGCGCAGATATACAACCTTCTTGATGAGTTAAATAAGGATATGACCATTATTCTGGTAAGCCATGATCTGCTGGCGGTATCTTCCAGAGTAAGCAAGCTGGCTTGCCTGAATGAAGGCTTGATCTACTGGGGGAATCCGGAGCTCAGCGAGGAAATTCTCACAAGGCTTTACGGATGCCCGGTGGAAATGGGAGGTGCGATACATTGA
- a CDS encoding metal ABC transporter permease: MIHAIAEYEFLQNAICAGILSSIVCGIMGVIIVEKKLVMMSGGIAHTSYGGVGLGYLAGFEPILGAFAFAVGAALSLGWIKRKGGARSDVIIAMLWSLGMALGILFISLMKGYPPDLTSYLFGNILSVTKSDLYLMFGLTVIVVFIVIALFNDWKAYLFDEEFASIIGIRTALLEYLLLVLAAMTIVVLIRVVGIILVLSLLTAPAAVSENFSDRLKNRMIYATIFGNIFCFAGLWISYATNMASGASIVILSVLCYLLCYGIRFMKKKIQAGRLEKA; the protein is encoded by the coding sequence TTGATTCATGCCATTGCAGAATATGAGTTTTTACAAAATGCCATATGTGCCGGTATTCTTTCCAGCATTGTCTGCGGCATTATGGGCGTCATTATCGTGGAAAAAAAGCTGGTGATGATGAGCGGAGGAATCGCCCATACGTCTTATGGAGGGGTAGGCCTTGGATATCTTGCAGGCTTTGAACCAATCCTGGGGGCGTTTGCTTTCGCGGTGGGAGCGGCTTTGAGCCTCGGCTGGATCAAACGAAAGGGAGGAGCCCGTTCAGATGTGATTATCGCCATGCTCTGGTCCCTTGGAATGGCACTTGGCATCCTGTTCATTTCATTAATGAAGGGGTATCCGCCGGATTTGACTTCCTATCTTTTTGGTAATATTTTGTCGGTGACCAAATCCGACCTGTATTTGATGTTCGGGCTGACGGTGATCGTTGTATTTATTGTCATTGCATTGTTCAACGACTGGAAGGCGTACCTGTTCGATGAGGAATTTGCTTCCATTATTGGTATAAGAACTGCCTTGCTGGAATATTTGCTTCTGGTTCTGGCAGCTATGACCATAGTGGTGCTCATACGCGTGGTAGGTATTATTTTGGTCCTGTCTCTGCTGACAGCACCGGCGGCAGTTTCAGAGAATTTTTCCGATCGATTAAAGAATCGGATGATCTATGCCACTATTTTTGGAAATATTTTCTGCTTTGCAGGGCTGTGGATTTCTTACGCAACAAATATGGCATCCGGTGCTTCTATAGTAATTTTATCGGTTCTGTGTTATCTTTTATGTTATGGGATACGTTTTATGAAGAAGAAGATACAAGCAGGCCGATTGGAAAAAGCATAG